In Luxibacter massiliensis, the genomic stretch GGAGGGGTGCTTGGCCTGGAAGCTGCCTGGGAGATGAAAAAGGCGAAATGCAATGTAACAGTTTTGGAGATTGCGCCAGTTCTGATGGGACGCCAGCTGGATCTTCCGGCAGGAGAGCTGTTGAAATCAATCAGCCAGGAGTGCGGCGTGGCAATACGTACTGGCGTTCAGGTTGAAGGGATTCTGGGAGATGGGCGCGCTACAGCAGTAAAGCTGAAAGATGGCGAAGAAATTCCTGCTGAACTTGTGATTATTTCCAGCGGGGTCAGGGCCAATACTAAGTTGGCCGAAGAAATGGGACTTGAAGTAGACAGGGGAATTCTAGTAAATGAAAAAATGGAGACAAACCAGAAGGATATTTATGCATGTGGGGACTGTGCCCAGTTTAACGGTGTAAATTATGCTATCTGGCCTGAGGCCGTAGAGCAGGGAAAGACAGCCGGCGCCAATGCTGCCGGTGAAGGCCGCGAATATACACAGGTATTGGCTGCCCTTACCTTCCACGGGATGAATACAGCGCTTTATGCAGTTGGAGATGCAGGAAAGAACCCAAATCTAGTGTACAAAACAGTAGAATTTAAAGATATGGGAAGGAAGCAGTATAAGAAATACTATTTCCTGAATAATCGTCTTTGCGGGGTTATTCTGATTGGAGATGTCTCTGAGATGGCCAGGTTGTCTGAGGCAGTACAGAATAAAACCCCATATAAAGAAATTCTTGGAATCTAACAGTATGTGGGGAATACATTGATGCTGAGAAGGAAGATACAAAATCAGATGTCAGAATCAATGATACTGGCTGTATTTTTAACTCTGGCCGGGGGATTTCAGGATGCATATTCTTACAATTGCCGTGGGAAGGTTTTTGCCAATGCCCAGACAGGGAATATCGTCCTGCTTGGCCAGAACCTGGCCCAGGGAGCATGGGGAAAGGCTGTGCACTATTTGATGCCGCTGCTTGCCTTTGTGGCAGGCGTCTATGTGACAGAGTGGGTTCACCATATTTATAAAGAGTATCAGAAAATCCACTGGAGGCAGATTGTCCTAGCTGTAGAAACAGTACTTTTAATTATTGTCGGACTGCTGCCGCATTCTATGGATGTGGCAGCCAATGTACTGATGTCTTTTGCCTGTGCGATGCAGGTAAACAGCTTCCGTAAATTTAAAGGCATACCCTGTGCAACCACAATGTGTATAGGGAATATGAGAAGCGCTACGGAGATGCTGTGCAAGTATCATATCACAAAAGATAAAGTGCTAAAGAAAAAAAGTATTCACTATTATTTGGTGATTCTGGTATTTGCCGCAGGGGCGGCTGCGGGAGCTATGTTCAGCCTATACATAGGGTTGCGGGCCATATGGATTGCGGCGGTCCTTTTATTAATCGGATTTGTCCTGATGTTTATCAGGGAGGAGCTTGAGGCAGACAGGTAGGGAAACAGGGAAGATACACAAGGTAAGAATATTGCATAAGAGCCTGACGGGGCGGAGAGTGAAGTACATAAAAAACCCCGTATTTATACAACCAGTTTTGCACATATCTATCCCCTATACATCCAGTAAGCTGAGAGGAAAAGCCGTACCAAAGAAGAGGCTGATGCAATAATCTGCTGGCTGAATGTAGTAGAAATATATTGCAGATAATTTTTGTCAAAGGTATACCCAAAGGGCAGCATATGGTGGTGCCTTTTGGGTATACAAATTAAAGTAACTTAATTTTATAAGTTTTGAGCCAGTAGTTGACCTGCAGCATATAGGCAAGCATCTGTGGGCCGGCCATCAGCTGCCCATACCAGGGTTTGCCGTAGTCTGTCGGGCTGTCAAGGAAGGCGTGCACTTTTTTAATATCCAAAAAACTACGTATGGGGGCAGAAGGATCTGACAGTACTTCTTTTAGCTGGTTCCCAAGCAGCTTCTCATACTGTGGGTCATATGTCTTGGGATAAGGACTTTTTTTGCGCCACAGGATGTCTTTTGGAAGAAGGCTTTCACCTGCATATCTCAGGAGGCCTTTTACAATACCGTCCGGGCATTTCATATGCCAGGGAACATTAAAAATATATTCAACTATCCTGTGGTCGGCAAAGGGTACCCTTGCTTCCAGGCCTGCGTACATACTTGTGCGGTCCATCCGATCCAATAAAGTTACCATAAACCAACGGAGATTCAGATAGGCGATTTGTCGTCTCCTTTTTTCACGGGGACAGTCTTCCGGGAGGCTGGGAGTCTCCTGGATTGTTCTTTCGTAGGCTGCGCGGGCATATTCTTCCATCTGAAGCTCATGGATGAATGCGTCGTCCAAAAGAACCTGGCGGGGTTCCATTACAGGTGACCAGGGAAATGCAGGGGTGTCAAATGCCTCCTGGCTGTGGAACCAGGGATATCCCCCGAAAATTTCATCAGCACACTCGCCTGTCAGTGTGACCTTATTATAATCGCTGACTTTAGAACAAAAATACAGCATAGAAGATTCCACGTCTGCCATACAGGGCAGATCTCTGGCATCTACAGCTTTGTATAAGCAGTCCAGCTGATCCTGGTTTGTACATTCCAAAAAACGGTGGTTTGTATTACAGTAAGCGGCCATCTGCTCCACATATGGTCTGTCCTGGCTGGGTTGGAAAGAGTTTGACTGAAAATATTTATTGTTATCTTGAAAATCAAAGGAGAATGTATTCAATATTTTCCCTTCTTTTTTCAATTCTTTTGCACATATAGCGGTCACCAGGCTGCTGTCTACCCCACCTGACAGAAAGGTGCTGATAGGGATATCAGAGAGCATTTGTTTTTTCACCGAATCTTCTAAAAGCCAGGCGGTCTTGTCTATAGTTTCTTCCATAGAATCCTCATGGGGATGGCTTTGGAGTTTCCAGTATGCCTCCTCCGTGCATGAGGTCTGGTCAAAGGTTATGCGGTGTCCGGGCAGCACTTCAAGAATATTCTTAAAGACTCCCTTTCCGTAGGTCTTGGCCGGCCCCAATGCAAAGACTTCACGGAGTCCTCCTATATCCAGTTCAGGCGAGACGCCGGGGTAGGCGAAAAGACCTTTGATTTCTGACGAAAATACCAGAGTCTTATCTATCATTGTATAAAAGAGTGGCTTTACACCCAGGCGGTCGCGGAAGAGCAGCAGTTCTAAAGAGGCTGAATCCCAAAGGGCAATAGCGAAAATACCATTTAATTTCTGGATGTAATCCTTTCCGTGCCGCATGTAGCCTTCCAGAATGACTTCTGTATCACTGGCGGTCTGAAACAGGGCGCCTTCTGACATCAATTCGGCCTTTAACTCTTTCATATTGTATATTTCGCCGTTAAAGACAATGGCACACTCCCGGTCCCCTTTTTGCTTTACTATAGGCTGCTGTCCGGTAATAAGATCAATAATCTCAAGCCTGACATGGGCAAGGCCGCACAACGGACTTAGGTATGTTCCTTCATCATCCGGCCCCCTGCGTTTTTGGGCGCGGTTCATATTTTCTAACACATGCAGCCAGTGTGCCCTGTCGGCCGTATAATCTCTGTAAGGGTTAAAGAAACCTGCGATTCCACACATAGTTAACACTCCTTTAATATTTAATTTCACGGGTTGTTGTCAGTCCACCTAAAGGTAAGGGGGTATTGGTTTAGGACTGCAGGTTAACATATAACAGGCTGAAGCTGTCTGCCTGCTAAGGCAGCTTCTATGGAAGGAACCAGAAGTTCTGTGTGGGCAACCATAGAATTAGGTTTTTTAGATGGATTATCCTGCCCAAAGGGGATGAAATATATATTTTTGGCGTTAAGAAGAAGTCCGATATTTTTCATATTCATACCCAGTGCATCATTGGTGGAAACAGAAATCAAAAGC encodes the following:
- a CDS encoding YoaK family protein, which translates into the protein MSESMILAVFLTLAGGFQDAYSYNCRGKVFANAQTGNIVLLGQNLAQGAWGKAVHYLMPLLAFVAGVYVTEWVHHIYKEYQKIHWRQIVLAVETVLLIIVGLLPHSMDVAANVLMSFACAMQVNSFRKFKGIPCATTMCIGNMRSATEMLCKYHITKDKVLKKKSIHYYLVILVFAAGAAAGAMFSLYIGLRAIWIAAVLLLIGFVLMFIREELEADR
- the asnB gene encoding asparagine synthase (glutamine-hydrolyzing), with translation MCGIAGFFNPYRDYTADRAHWLHVLENMNRAQKRRGPDDEGTYLSPLCGLAHVRLEIIDLITGQQPIVKQKGDRECAIVFNGEIYNMKELKAELMSEGALFQTASDTEVILEGYMRHGKDYIQKLNGIFAIALWDSASLELLLFRDRLGVKPLFYTMIDKTLVFSSEIKGLFAYPGVSPELDIGGLREVFALGPAKTYGKGVFKNILEVLPGHRITFDQTSCTEEAYWKLQSHPHEDSMEETIDKTAWLLEDSVKKQMLSDIPISTFLSGGVDSSLVTAICAKELKKEGKILNTFSFDFQDNNKYFQSNSFQPSQDRPYVEQMAAYCNTNHRFLECTNQDQLDCLYKAVDARDLPCMADVESSMLYFCSKVSDYNKVTLTGECADEIFGGYPWFHSQEAFDTPAFPWSPVMEPRQVLLDDAFIHELQMEEYARAAYERTIQETPSLPEDCPREKRRRQIAYLNLRWFMVTLLDRMDRTSMYAGLEARVPFADHRIVEYIFNVPWHMKCPDGIVKGLLRYAGESLLPKDILWRKKSPYPKTYDPQYEKLLGNQLKEVLSDPSAPIRSFLDIKKVHAFLDSPTDYGKPWYGQLMAGPQMLAYMLQVNYWLKTYKIKLL